The genomic stretch GATGCCCTATTCGTTCACGCTCAGCATCTGATGACATGGTGATCATGATGCATGATTACCACAGGAAATGTGGTTCTTTTCAGCCGTACTCTCTGTCTAAAAACTCTGAACAGAGTATGCCATCTGCAGTATCGTCAAGCTTCCTACTCTTAAAGGCCATGAAACCATTGAAACCAAGTGAATCTACAAGATGGAGAAGAATGCAGAAGGATAAATAGAGAAAAATtagaattatatatgtatatggaaaATGTAGACAATTACATGTTCACTTTGATTATGTGAAGAGGATCAATTAGAAATGACATGAATAAGGTGCACAACAACCTCAAGGTTTTATGGTGTGGTGTGTTTGGAGAACTTGGCATGTTAACAGAGCTAGAATTTATGTATTATGTCTTCCATTTATCCCCATTTTTCTAATAAATGCATAACAGATATTTTTCTTGCCTGTTTCCTACTTTGTTGTTATGCTTCCACAACAAAATTGCTTATAATCATTGTTTCTGTAGCATTGCCATATGAATGGGGTAATTCATCGTGACTTGAAGCCGGAGAACTTCCTCTTTGCAGATTCTTCAGAAACTTCTCCTCTGAAAGTTATTGACTTTGGCCTCTCTGTAGACTTCAAGCCTGGTAGGTCTATAAAATTTTGACTGCTCTTCCTTTTGGACTTACAAAGATGATAGTAATACTGATTGTTTAGCAGCCAAATGATTACATTTTCATAGGTTCAGGTGAGATCTTCAGTGAAATTGTTGGAAGTCCATACTACATGGCCCCAGAAATCTTGAAGAGATACTATGGACAAGAAGTGGACATATGGAGTGCTGGAGTTATTCTCTACATATTACTTTGTGGAGTCCCTCCCTTTTGGGCAGGTAGCTGTTCTTCTTTTCAAAGGAGGCACGTTTTTCCAACAAAATCTTTATTAGCTTTTGGTTTGCTTTTTGATGAACGAGTTGCtcatgaggattttttttttgttttttttaccttttatgcATTCAGAGACTGATGAAGGAATTGCAAAGGCAATTATTAGATCAGTTATTGATTTTGAAAGGGAGCCATGGCCTAAAATATCGGAGAATGCAAAGGATCTTGTGAGATGCATGCTCGATCCCAATCCCCATACTCGGTTCACGGCTCAGAAAGTTCTTGGTATGCCTCCATCTACTATCCTTTCACTTTTGGAGCACGATATAGACTTGATAAGAGGCCTCATGTCTATGGTTGGAAGATCTTTCCCAAGTACTTGACCTGAGAAGTTCTTTCAATTTTGTTTACCAGAATAACAAGCTAGATATCATTATCCAAATTGTTAGCAATAAGTCACTCACCTCTATATGTTCTATTACTTCTAGCTGAGGATGTTTGATGCTTGTCCTCTTCAGAGCTGGCCTATGCACCTAACTTGCTCAATATGTGTCCTCTTTAACTTCCCGCAAAAAATGCATAATCTCCTTGATGTTTTGTCTATGCTTCTTGTCAAAGTTATTATATGTTCATCatgaattattcatcatgaaATCGTAGTGATGTAAATGCTTTATGTGCTCCTGTGTGGATATTCTGCAGTACATATTTTAAGAATGACAATTTGTATGCTTTATTATGTTTTGATCAAGAGAGCCAATATTGCATACAAACACCATGAAGTCGTGTGGACTAAACTTTGTTTAGTATATAAACCATCATTCATTACCTAAATAGCACATCCCGAAGAGATCGTTTAAAAATTAAATGGTCGATGAACTATCAGCAAGTATTTATCATATGTAAGTGGAAAAAGGGTTCAGTTTTATTTTTCTCTTGCTAATCTAGATCATTCTTGTTGGAGATCAGTACAGCCAAATCCAATTAGTCTGTTTAGTTTGCTGAATCTGCTCATTTATCGTCATTTTCTAATCACTGGGGCATCAGCTAATTCCCTTTTTCCATCAACTAATTCccttgttttttcttttgtacCTTCATGAAGAACACCCTTGGCTGCAGAATACTAGTACAGTTCCCAACATTCCACTTGGTGAAGCTGTCAGATCAAGGCTTAAGCAGTATTCAGTCATGAACAAGTTTAAGAAGAAAGCCATGCTGGTGAGTTCGTGTATACCTTCACTCAGATGGACAACAGGTTGGaagaattttgatttttttttgtgaaaaggaTTCTATTTATTTATACTTCAATTACACTTTGAAGGTGGTCACTGAACACCTGCCTGTGGAAGAGATAGCTGCCATCAAGCAGATGTTCCACACGATGGATACTGAGCAGAATGGGACCTTGACATTGGAGGCACTCAAGAAGGGCCTCGACTTAATTGGTTACCGAATCCAAGATTTAGATGTCCAGATGTTGATGGAAGCAGTAAGTTCTCTTAAAGGTTTTTGATTCCTTGAGATCTTTGTGTTTGTTTACATGGAACTACCTATACTGCATGCATGTTCGATGAGTAAGCATATTTGGTAGCTTTTCCTGTTTCTATAAGGGGTACCAAATGCCTGAGATAAGGAGATATCACTCACTATCCACCATCATGTAAAGCCATTACCGTTTCTGCCTGTGCTTATGAACTTCAACACTGGTTCTAGGAATCACAGAAGCATCTTTGATGAGGAAATTGCTTTCAAAGGACTGTAAGAAGCACCAAAGAAATGATCAAATACCTTCTACTTAAGAAATATGCAAAAAAGAGTACTCATGAGTAATCATATGCTGATAAACATTAGCTTGTACCCAATGTGGAACTAATTGGATCATGATAATTATGTAGTGCACAAATTGTTGCATGCAAGTCTTTTAGTTGAACTCTTTGCGATCGTCTTCTTCCCACAAAATCATGTTTTTTTTGCCTCTGATCACAGGCAGATATTGATGGAAATGGTACAGTGAATTGCGAGGAGTTCGTTACTGTCACTGTTCACCTGAAAAGGATTGATAGTGAGGAGCACCTTCCGAAAGCCTTCAACTATTTCGACAAGAACCAGAGCGGATACATCGAGATTGATGAGCTGAGAGAAGCCATAGGAGGACTTGAACTGAGTGAGCAAGTGATCTTGGATATCATCTCAGACATCGACAAGGACAAGGTTGTATCAACTTCCTCATCTTGGGATCCTTCTTTTACGCTTCCTATACGCCTTTTGGCATTTAGTTCGAATTAAAGATATATAATTTGTTTTGGAAAAGCTTGCCATAAGAAAAAGACTTTGGATCTTACTGGACTCTGTGCATGGGTTGTTCCACAGGATGGCCGTATAAGCTATGAAGAATTTGAGATGATGATGAAGGCTGGAACAGATTGGAGGAATGGCTCACGACAGTACTCGCGAGCAATGTTCAACAGCCTCAGTCACAAGATGTTCAAAGATGGATCTTTGAAGGAACACACATGAGGTCACCTGCATGGATCATGATAAGTAGAACTTGCCAAGTCTCTGACCAAtcttttgtcttcttcttcttcttcttcccatttTGTCCATTACCACACTTCGGATGCTTACAGTATCCTCATAGATTGAGCCTAGTGAATTAACTCATTTCTAATGGAGATGGCTTATCGGAAACTGTACGACCGTGAGACCACAAGAATCTTCTTTCTCACATTCATCTGTAATTGAaaacaaaatcaaataaaattctgCTGCAATGAGTGTCAGAAATCTCTGTAATTATAGATCTGTTCGACATGTATGTGTAAATGAGGAGATCAACACCAACTTTGGATgatattgatagaagataagattttcctaactatatgaggaaatttctctattctgttgaggaaaatcctctattctgttagggaaatcctccctcctaatttgtataaataggagagggaacatgttaatatattcaagctaaagctaaagtttctctacttcaataaagcttcattcaatatttgttcttatcttctattatttctatcatggtatcagagccgcttgcctagagcaagctcttatCTCGCTgtcaattcatcattggtgttgccactctacgccaacgtccgttcccttccgctacggcatctctagtgctgctcattagcactgccccacctttcttcctcgttgtagctattttccttcctcttctgctacagcttcctcttttgctacagctttctcctctgttgcagtttcctcctttgctgtagtagcatcactgcaacattgctgtagatttcttctctaacgtcgcagccgtcgtaatcgcaaccacgaccaacgtcgttgagaaaagcgaagcttcgctcttgccttcggccagcgaccaacgtcgctgagaaaagtgaagcttcatccttcggccagcgaccaacgtcgttgcattcctaagaggctccgtggtcaatcctcatcttcctcaccgcggtagtcttcgctgatctgtcaacattcgacagacttaaggagaatgaaaggaacgcctgtgccatcacagcaacagcaatcgtaacaacagcagcagcgatctacacttatcttactcatgaagcctctcgcttgtaaacaattctttgcatcgatccaagattggtatccttgtcaggagcaccatcttgcgggggcatgatagaagataagattttcctaattatatgaggaaatttctctattctgttgaggaaaatcctctattctgttagggaaatcctcatacaaattaggagagggaacatgttaatagattcaatctAAAGCTAAAGTTTctctacttcaataaagcttcattcaatatttgttcttatcttctattatttctatcagatATCATACGTCTGGATTATGTCCTCTAACTCCGTACGACTACTTCATCCCACTCCATTCAATTACTACAGACCTATCATTTGGTGTAATATTTATTACAAAGACCGAATTTATCTCCGAGCTATGTACCAATGTAACAGCACTAATTGTTGGGGATGCCACTGGTAAAGACTTTTTAACTGTTGATAGCACGATCCATGATAAATAAGAACAAAATTAAGCTAAATGCTTCGTTTAagtatagtgtatacgttattgctAATTGTAATGCATATAATTGCTAATTATAACGTATATAATTGCTAAATCTACAAAGAATAATTGAAATTTGTTATTGCTAATTAAAATCTTGCTAACTACCCACGTGTGCTTATATCAGTAGAATGTCTCCGACAACATACTTTTGCGATACGCCAAATCATGTCTTCCACCCGCATTTCATCATACCTCATATTTATTCATGAGGATGCGATGATCAGGTTGACTTGTCTGCCAAGTCAACCATGCCAATCTTGCATGGCTCGGCCAGCCTGCGAAACGCGTCTCTCCGTCGTAACGATCTCAATTTTGGAGAGCACGTAAACAGGATCTGTTCCCAACAGTCAACGGCCTCATCTCCCTCCCCTTCCCTCCCTCCCTTCGCGGACTGCCAACCATCCCCCGCCTCCTCCCTTCTTAAGCTTCCCTTGATCTCTTCCCACATCCAAAACCTTTAACCCCGCCCCGATCTGTTGCTAACGACTGCTAAAGACGATGATGGAGAAGGAAGGTAATGAATGCTGCTGTATTAGAAATTGGCTTCGGTTCACGATTACTTACTTGTTATTGAAATGCTGAGATTTGTGTTGCGTCTCAGAAGAAGTGGATGGCAATCAGAGAGCCGGACAAGAAGGCACGATGGATCTGCCATTGCCGGATCCGGGGCCGGTGAAGGAGGACGTGCTGTCGTTTAGCTGCGACCAGTGCGACAAGGAGACGGTGCACAAGATCGCGCAGCTCTTGAACCCGGGGCTGGCCGGGGCCTGCGTCGACAACACCACCGGCCTCTTCCGGGGGCCGGCCACGGTGGCGGTCCTCATCAGGAAGGAGATGGTGGACTACATCACGCCGAGGAGCGAGACGTTCGTGGCGGAGACCATGGCGCAGGGCGACGGCAACGCAGACCCGGCGGAGGAGGCCTCCGACGACCCTGCCGACATCGTGTCCGACATCGTCGACGAGTTCGCCCGCTCGAAGCGGAACTTCTTCAGCCGGGTGTCGGCGTGGATCCTGAGCGACAGCCGGGAGGACAAGATCGACGACTTCGTGCAGGAGATGGAGACGAACGCGTTCTGGCCGATGGACCGACGGGAGGTCATCGCCGAGACGCTGCTCAGGAACGTCGACTTCAAGAACGCCTACCACTGCTCCATGAAGTTCGAGTCGGAGCAGCAGTTGGCGGAGCACAGAGACAGCTGCGGCTTCCGGATCGCGGAGTGCACCAACGATGGGTGCCGCGTCAAGTTCTCCGCCGCCCACCGGGAGAAGCACGACGCGGAGTGCCCCTTCAAGATCCTCCCCTGCGAGCAGAAGTGCCCGGAGAGCATCATGCGGCGGGAGATGGACCGGCACTGCATCACCGTCTGCCCCATGAAGCTGATGAACTGCCCCTTCTACCAGATCGGATGCCAGTCCGCGTTCCCGCAGTGCACGCTGGAGAAGCACTGCGAGGAGTTCCTCCACTCCCACCTGCTCTACGTTCTGCAGGTGATCCACAAGCAGGAGGCgtcggaggaggagatggagcaGCGAGCGCAGCTCCTGGAAAAGGTAGGTTGGTCTCCTGTTCTTGTTCGCCTTCTTCCACCTCATACATCCATGCATCCCTGCACTACAGAAATGACTACCGTCTGTTTTGGTCCTTCAATCTCACATGCAGAACATTTAACTATAACATCTATACTTCATTTTAGTTTGGAAAGTTCTACGAAGTATAAATTGGCCAATCATTCGATCTGTTCTTTGCTGATACGAACCAatttaatcatcaaaaataaattttaacagATTAACTGAGGCAGGTCTAATGTCCGTATCTTTGCAGTCAGAGTGTCAAAAAGAACTATCTGAAGCATTGGATGTGAGATCTCTTACCATGGCAGTCAAGGAGCAGGAAGCAAAGATGAAGAAACTTGAACGTGATCTCAGCATTGCTAGCTAGAATCTGGGATGTCTACACCTGTGAACAACAAAAGGATTCGGTTTCTTTTGTCTTTGGGAATAATCCAATTTCCAATCTTTATTCTTTTGTAGATTTGATGATGCTCGGAAGGCAATCCacaagagttttctttctttcttctttctttttctcttcttatgAAT from Musa acuminata AAA Group cultivar baxijiao chromosome BXJ1-3, Cavendish_Baxijiao_AAA, whole genome shotgun sequence encodes the following:
- the LOC135626874 gene encoding calcium-dependent protein kinase 29-like, which translates into the protein MGNCCSAQLSKAAFQKSGDLRCLSAISIYEYDKNGVYHTRSSISSESRPPISVLDEPKPRGDLLRRYHLGEELGRGEFGVTRRCTDAATGEALACKSIAKQRLRSSVDVEDVRREVQIMRGLPEHPNVVRLRDVFEDHEAVHLVMEICEGGELFDQIVARGHYTERAAATVMRTIMEVVQHCHMNGVIHRDLKPENFLFADSSETSPLKVIDFGLSVDFKPGSGEIFSEIVGSPYYMAPEILKRYYGQEVDIWSAGVILYILLCGVPPFWAETDEGIAKAIIRSVIDFEREPWPKISENAKDLVRCMLDPNPHTRFTAQKVLEHPWLQNTSTVPNIPLGEAVRSRLKQYSVMNKFKKKAMLVVTEHLPVEEIAAIKQMFHTMDTEQNGTLTLEALKKGLDLIGYRIQDLDVQMLMEAADIDGNGTVNCEEFVTVTVHLKRIDSEEHLPKAFNYFDKNQSGYIEIDELREAIGGLELSEQVILDIISDIDKDKDGRISYEEFEMMMKAGTDWRNGSRQYSRAMFNSLSHKMFKDGSLKEHT
- the LOC103979629 gene encoding uncharacterized protein LOC103979629, translating into MMEKEEEVDGNQRAGQEGTMDLPLPDPGPVKEDVLSFSCDQCDKETVHKIAQLLNPGLAGACVDNTTGLFRGPATVAVLIRKEMVDYITPRSETFVAETMAQGDGNADPAEEASDDPADIVSDIVDEFARSKRNFFSRVSAWILSDSREDKIDDFVQEMETNAFWPMDRREVIAETLLRNVDFKNAYHCSMKFESEQQLAEHRDSCGFRIAECTNDGCRVKFSAAHREKHDAECPFKILPCEQKCPESIMRREMDRHCITVCPMKLMNCPFYQIGCQSAFPQCTLEKHCEEFLHSHLLYVLQVIHKQEASEEEMEQRAQLLEKSECQKELSEALDVRSLTMAVKEQEAKMKKLERDLSIAS